The following proteins are co-located in the Streptomyces sp. DT2A-34 genome:
- a CDS encoding TldD/PmbA family protein, with the protein MTWQADGTALRIARAIASRARTGEEIEAFVARGADTQILVRDRCVESVTGADSGGAGVRVRHGGRVGFAHTNRLTGTALDQVVADARENARHTRPSDDAVLPDPDGVPAAPLDLWREECTVLTLGDKVAHAIDLERLITASPRVSGVKSVSWGDAAAESAVVSSLGIESYSRRTSCFLSGYVLGASHSGRRATSTAYTTGRCPADLDLPGAAREAVDALPDADRAPVAPGRLPVLLAPSATAAFLAVVSGMLSRPAAHPDQALASAPRGSRVAAPCVTLMDDPTDPTSFGAARFDAEGLATRRNLLIDRGCAADRLHDAAGGRRAGVASNGAALRAGYKSLPGPGARALALAPGDLDPEAAVARLGHGFLVHSVTGLPAGADPLTGRFSVAVSGRVVRGGELAEHVPHTTLASTVPSLLQGVRGVGSDSVPLPGTARGTTLLVSELSVGGR; encoded by the coding sequence ATGACCTGGCAGGCGGACGGCACCGCACTGAGGATCGCGCGCGCGATCGCCTCGCGGGCCCGCACCGGCGAGGAGATCGAGGCCTTCGTGGCCCGGGGCGCGGACACCCAGATCCTGGTGCGGGACCGGTGCGTCGAATCGGTGACCGGTGCGGACAGCGGCGGCGCCGGGGTGCGGGTGCGCCACGGCGGCCGCGTCGGATTCGCCCACACCAACCGGCTGACCGGCACCGCCCTGGACCAGGTCGTGGCCGACGCCCGCGAGAACGCGCGCCACACCCGGCCCTCGGACGACGCCGTGCTGCCGGACCCGGACGGGGTGCCCGCCGCCCCCCTGGACCTGTGGCGCGAGGAGTGCACCGTCCTCACTCTGGGGGACAAGGTGGCCCACGCCATCGACCTGGAACGCCTGATCACCGCGTCGCCACGGGTCAGCGGGGTGAAGTCCGTCTCCTGGGGCGACGCCGCCGCCGAGTCGGCGGTGGTGTCCAGCCTCGGCATCGAGAGCTACTCGCGCCGTACGTCCTGCTTCCTCTCGGGCTACGTCCTCGGCGCCTCGCACTCCGGCAGGCGGGCCACCTCCACCGCCTACACGACGGGCCGTTGCCCGGCGGACCTCGACCTGCCCGGTGCCGCGCGGGAGGCAGTCGACGCGCTCCCCGACGCGGACCGGGCGCCGGTCGCGCCGGGGCGGCTGCCTGTGCTGCTCGCCCCGTCGGCTACGGCCGCGTTCCTCGCCGTAGTCAGCGGCATGCTCAGCAGACCGGCCGCCCACCCGGACCAGGCACTGGCATCCGCGCCCCGCGGCAGCCGTGTCGCCGCGCCGTGCGTGACGCTGATGGACGATCCCACCGATCCGACGAGCTTCGGCGCCGCGCGCTTCGATGCGGAGGGCTTGGCGACGCGCCGCAATCTGCTCATCGACCGTGGTTGTGCCGCCGACCGCCTCCACGACGCCGCCGGGGGCCGGCGCGCCGGTGTGGCGTCGAACGGGGCGGCGCTGCGGGCCGGATACAAGAGCCTGCCCGGGCCGGGTGCCCGTGCCCTGGCCCTCGCGCCCGGCGACCTCGATCCCGAGGCGGCCGTCGCCCGTCTGGGCCACGGCTTCCTCGTGCACAGCGTCACCGGCCTGCCCGCCGGGGCGGACCCCCTGACCGGACGGTTCTCGGTCGCGGTGAGCGGACGCGTGGTCCGGGGCGGGGAACTCGCCGAGCACGTCCCGCACACCACCCTCGCGTCCACCGTCCCGTCGCTCCTTCAGGGCGTTCGGGGAGTGGGCAGCGACAGCGTCCCGTTGCCCGGGACGGCCCGAGGAACCACTCTGCTGGTGTCCGAGCTCTCCGTCGGCGGCCGCTAG
- a CDS encoding DUF402 domain-containing protein, producing MRSRFRSGEVIVRREILAGREWLVYPVRVASDDERALAVYLAQGTPLTFGRGDFRWGPHPWTEFEHVWQSSGVLQLQRPGDGYAVWGRWEDGVLSEWYVNFQAPLVRTERGFDTLDHELDLIIPGDGSPYRWKDVEHFEERVRTGGFDAGEADAVRAAAASVVDLVERGACWWEQWRDWRAPADWAVPAPVALYDDASRR from the coding sequence ATGAGGTCACGGTTCCGCAGTGGTGAGGTCATCGTCCGGCGGGAGATTCTGGCCGGACGCGAATGGCTGGTGTACCCGGTGCGGGTCGCGAGTGACGACGAGCGTGCGCTCGCCGTGTACCTGGCCCAGGGCACGCCGCTCACCTTCGGGCGCGGCGACTTCCGCTGGGGCCCGCACCCCTGGACCGAGTTCGAGCACGTGTGGCAGTCCAGCGGCGTCCTGCAACTACAGCGCCCGGGGGACGGCTATGCCGTGTGGGGCCGATGGGAGGACGGCGTCCTGTCGGAGTGGTACGTCAACTTCCAGGCGCCCCTCGTCCGTACGGAGCGCGGGTTCGACACGCTCGACCACGAGCTGGACCTGATCATCCCCGGCGACGGCTCCCCGTACCGGTGGAAGGACGTCGAGCACTTCGAGGAGCGGGTGCGCACGGGCGGCTTCGACGCCGGGGAGGCGGACGCCGTGCGTGCGGCGGCCGCCTCCGTCGTGGATCTCGTCGAGCGTGGCGCGTGCTGGTGGGAACAGTGGCGTGACTGGCGGGCGCCGGCCGACTGGGCCGTTCCCGCCCCCGTGGCCCTCTATGACGACGCCTCGCGCCGCTAG
- a CDS encoding MFS transporter produces the protein MTGTTEALGGSAAVDDAARSVTRPFYVYAVLTNSLFQRGVFVIFLYQRGFSAGQVALLQTLLYLVSGLAEVPTGVIADRIGRRAGIVIGQVLIAGCLLGQVASSNYWVFLALFIGQGVGMACVSGSDTALLYDLLVRRGATAGYVKIKSRFTMLGTVTSGAAIVLGGQLQRISWGVVYVGSAACLVLAVVVLISRVPEIRGADAVDEQDGAGNEHGDATAWRAMLRVATPALVTLVVVSGLMHATLTPYIIFTQKTLSDQGAGTALVSVVISAGFFVGGLTPLLSDRADRRIGYRVIVPVSLLTLAVALGLSGLGLVWVTIAAFLVLVGIPEITAVIVDNVFNEAVPSRHRASLLSMIAFVESALIGIGYLVLGALMDGLGSSVGMAAYAAAPLLACLLWLPVLFRGARVTTEIEKPAGQKAS, from the coding sequence ATGACCGGCACCACGGAGGCCCTTGGCGGGTCGGCTGCAGTCGACGATGCAGCACGAAGCGTCACGCGCCCGTTCTACGTATACGCCGTGCTCACCAACTCGCTGTTCCAACGCGGCGTATTCGTCATCTTCCTTTATCAGCGAGGCTTCTCCGCCGGGCAAGTGGCCCTGCTGCAGACGCTGCTCTACCTGGTCAGCGGACTTGCGGAGGTGCCGACGGGAGTCATCGCCGACCGAATCGGCAGGCGTGCCGGCATCGTAATCGGCCAGGTGCTGATAGCTGGATGTCTGCTCGGTCAGGTGGCGTCCTCCAACTACTGGGTTTTCCTGGCGCTGTTCATCGGGCAGGGCGTGGGCATGGCATGTGTGTCCGGTTCGGACACCGCCCTGCTGTACGACCTGCTCGTGCGTCGTGGCGCAACGGCCGGCTACGTCAAGATCAAGTCCCGGTTCACCATGCTCGGGACGGTCACCTCGGGAGCCGCCATCGTCCTCGGCGGCCAACTGCAGCGGATTTCCTGGGGAGTCGTCTACGTCGGTTCGGCGGCGTGCCTCGTCCTGGCCGTGGTGGTGCTGATCTCACGAGTGCCCGAGATCCGCGGCGCGGACGCGGTGGACGAACAGGACGGAGCCGGGAACGAGCACGGCGACGCCACAGCATGGCGGGCGATGCTTCGGGTCGCCACGCCGGCGCTCGTGACGCTTGTCGTGGTGTCCGGATTGATGCATGCGACTTTGACGCCGTACATCATTTTTACGCAGAAGACCCTCTCCGATCAGGGAGCGGGCACCGCATTGGTCAGCGTGGTCATATCGGCGGGATTCTTCGTCGGCGGACTCACTCCCTTGCTGTCGGACCGCGCGGACCGGCGCATCGGGTATCGGGTCATCGTCCCGGTGTCTCTCCTGACGCTCGCCGTGGCGCTCGGCCTGAGCGGCCTCGGCCTTGTCTGGGTCACCATCGCCGCGTTCCTGGTCCTGGTCGGAATTCCCGAGATCACCGCCGTGATCGTGGACAACGTGTTCAACGAGGCAGTGCCGTCGCGCCACCGGGCGAGCCTGCTGTCGATGATCGCATTCGTGGAGTCGGCGCTCATCGGCATCGGCTATCTCGTCCTCGGCGCGCTCATGGACGGGTTGGGCTCCAGTGTGGGCATGGCCGCCTACGCCGCGGCCCCCCTGCTGGCATGTCTCCTGTGGCTCCCGGTGCTCTTCCGAGGGGCACGGGTGACCACCGAGATCGAGAAGCCCGCCGGCCAAAAGGCGTCCTGA
- a CDS encoding aromatic amino acid ammonia-lyase: MSSLVVLDGIGLGVDDVVRLAEGAARPVPAADAMKRAEESWDAARLIAATGRVYGRSTGVGANRNEDVPTDAAAEHGLRLLRSHAGAIGEELPARQVRAMLAVRANQLLAGGAGLRPTVATALCEALESGAHPVVNEFGSVGTGDLAALAQAGLALAGEHPWRGSGAPEPQQLDNNDALAFISSNALTLGQAALALHELRGLVAATQVVAALSLLAVDGSHEAYAAPVHAARPHRGSTEVARRMRELIGAEDRPTPPLGRIQDPYGFRCLPQIHGPAHDAADALEEVLAVEINAAAENPFISPEDMAAYHHGGFYQAQLALALDHFRLALTQVARLSTSRLSTLNEPAYTRLKPFLADHEPASSGVMILEYAAAAALGDLRAFSAPASLGHAVLSRGVEEQASFASLAARQTLRACGAYRLVVGCELVAAVRALRLRDLRPDPELGVGRALELAESVLDDDLADRPLTDDVTAAAALLDRFTDIWRGSAA; encoded by the coding sequence ATGTCGTCTCTGGTCGTCCTCGACGGGATCGGGCTCGGCGTCGACGACGTCGTACGCCTCGCCGAAGGGGCCGCGCGCCCGGTTCCCGCGGCCGACGCGATGAAGCGTGCCGAGGAGTCCTGGGACGCCGCCCGCCTCATCGCCGCGACCGGACGCGTCTACGGCCGCTCCACCGGCGTGGGCGCCAACCGGAACGAGGACGTGCCCACCGACGCCGCCGCCGAGCACGGCCTGCGCCTGCTGCGCAGCCACGCCGGCGCCATCGGTGAGGAACTGCCCGCCCGGCAGGTGCGGGCCATGCTCGCCGTCCGCGCCAACCAGCTGCTCGCGGGGGGTGCCGGCCTGCGGCCCACCGTCGCCACGGCGCTCTGCGAGGCGCTGGAGAGCGGGGCCCACCCGGTCGTGAACGAGTTCGGCTCGGTCGGCACCGGAGACCTCGCGGCGCTGGCGCAGGCCGGCCTCGCGCTCGCCGGTGAGCATCCCTGGCGGGGCTCCGGCGCCCCCGAGCCGCAGCAGCTCGACAACAACGACGCCCTCGCCTTCATCAGCAGCAACGCCCTCACCCTCGGCCAGGCGGCGCTCGCCCTGCACGAACTGCGCGGGCTCGTCGCCGCCACCCAGGTCGTCGCCGCCCTGTCGCTGCTCGCCGTCGACGGCTCCCACGAGGCGTACGCCGCCCCCGTGCACGCCGCCCGCCCGCACCGGGGCAGCACCGAAGTCGCCCGCCGGATGCGGGAGTTGATCGGCGCCGAGGACCGGCCCACCCCTCCGCTGGGGCGTATCCAGGACCCGTACGGCTTCCGCTGCCTGCCCCAGATCCACGGCCCCGCGCACGACGCGGCCGACGCCCTGGAGGAGGTGCTCGCGGTGGAGATCAACGCGGCCGCCGAGAACCCCTTCATCTCCCCCGAGGACATGGCCGCCTACCACCACGGCGGGTTCTACCAGGCCCAACTCGCCCTCGCCCTCGACCACTTCAGGCTGGCGCTGACCCAGGTGGCCCGGCTGTCCACGTCCCGCCTGTCGACCCTGAACGAGCCCGCCTACACCCGCCTCAAGCCCTTCCTCGCCGACCACGAGCCCGCCTCGTCCGGCGTGATGATCCTGGAGTACGCCGCCGCGGCCGCCCTCGGCGACCTGCGCGCCTTCTCCGCCCCCGCCTCGCTCGGCCACGCTGTACTCTCCCGGGGCGTGGAGGAGCAGGCCAGCTTCGCCTCGCTCGCCGCCCGGCAGACACTGCGCGCGTGCGGCGCGTACCGTCTGGTCGTCGGCTGCGAACTCGTCGCCGCCGTACGGGCGTTGCGGCTGCGCGACCTCAGGCCCGACCCGGAGCTCGGCGTGGGCCGGGCGCTGGAGCTGGCCGAGTCGGTGCTCGACGACGACCTGGCCGACCGGCCGCTCACCGACGACGTGACGGCGGCGGCCGCACTGCTGGACCGGTTCACGGACATCTGGAGGGGGAGCGCGGCATGA
- a CDS encoding MurR/RpiR family transcriptional regulator — MSADRNTSGADSPAARLQALFEGHRLTPTQRRIAHSMVRRAADVPFLSSVELAELAGVSQPSVTRFAVALGFDGYPALRRHLREVAPVEPAPDAGSYNEYQQAVEAEIENLRHLAEVLADPRPVQKAGRLLAASRPLPVLGLRAAASQAYGFSYFAAKVHPDVRLLHEGGTMIHDRIDAAVRAGATALLCFALPRHPREVVDTLAYAKECGLTVVTVADSAFAPVAKVSDLLLPAAVGTGLAFDTACAPMLLGRVLLEAMCDDLPDAQARLEEFDARAAVRGLFVE; from the coding sequence ATGAGCGCGGACAGGAACACCAGCGGGGCGGACAGTCCCGCCGCGCGACTTCAGGCGCTCTTCGAGGGGCACCGGCTGACACCGACCCAGCGGCGCATCGCGCACAGCATGGTGCGCCGGGCCGCCGACGTGCCGTTCCTGTCCAGCGTGGAGCTGGCCGAGCTGGCCGGGGTCAGCCAGCCCTCCGTGACCCGCTTCGCCGTCGCCCTCGGCTTCGACGGCTACCCGGCGCTGCGCAGGCACCTGCGCGAGGTCGCACCCGTCGAGCCGGCGCCGGACGCGGGCTCGTACAACGAGTACCAGCAGGCCGTCGAGGCCGAGATCGAGAACCTCAGGCACCTGGCCGAGGTGCTGGCCGACCCGCGCCCGGTGCAGAAGGCGGGGCGGCTGCTCGCGGCCTCCCGCCCCCTGCCCGTGCTGGGCCTGCGGGCCGCGGCCTCCCAGGCGTACGGCTTCTCCTACTTCGCCGCCAAGGTCCACCCGGACGTACGGCTGCTGCACGAGGGCGGCACGATGATCCACGACCGTATCGACGCCGCCGTACGGGCCGGCGCGACGGCCCTGCTTTGCTTCGCGCTGCCCCGGCATCCGCGCGAGGTCGTGGACACCCTGGCGTACGCCAAGGAGTGCGGGCTGACGGTGGTGACCGTGGCCGACTCCGCCTTCGCGCCGGTCGCCAAGGTCTCCGACCTGCTGCTGCCCGCCGCCGTCGGCACGGGCCTCGCCTTCGACACGGCCTGCGCGCCGATGCTGCTGGGCCGGGTCCTGCTGGAGGCGATGTGCGACGACCTGCCCGACGCCCAGGCGCGACTGGAGGAGTTCGACGCGCGGGCGGCGGTGCGAGGGCTGTTCGTCGAGTGA